A portion of the Collinsella aerofaciens genome contains these proteins:
- a CDS encoding FAD binding domain-containing protein translates to MLKFGTYVRVGNAAEAYELLQKNRNNKIVGGGIWMRLGSRRVATAIDLSACGLDQIEETETEFRIGAMCTLRQLERHAELNALVNNVFEFAVHDIVGVQLRNTATVGGSIYGRFGFSDVLSAFLALDSYVELTGAGRVPLAEFVDMGYVRDVIEHVVVVKHDYRASYETVRKAATDFPSLNVTAAWWDNTWHVTVGARPLRATLLQGEACGLTNEQPSEDELRALAASVRALSYGTNLWGSADYRRRISAPLAVQAVRRAAGIELSAALARELETVQVPKFATDEYSCRRVPGVDSSEVR, encoded by the coding sequence GTGCTCAAGTTCGGTACCTACGTCCGTGTTGGAAACGCGGCCGAAGCCTATGAGCTCTTGCAGAAGAACCGCAACAACAAGATTGTGGGCGGCGGCATCTGGATGCGCCTGGGTTCGCGTCGCGTGGCGACGGCGATTGACCTTTCGGCCTGCGGACTCGATCAGATCGAGGAGACCGAGACCGAGTTTCGCATCGGTGCCATGTGCACCCTGCGCCAGCTCGAGCGCCATGCCGAGCTCAACGCGCTTGTCAACAATGTCTTCGAGTTCGCCGTTCACGATATCGTGGGCGTGCAGCTGCGCAATACCGCCACGGTGGGCGGCAGCATCTACGGCCGCTTTGGCTTCTCGGACGTGCTCTCGGCATTCCTGGCGCTCGATTCGTATGTTGAGCTGACGGGTGCCGGCCGTGTGCCGCTCGCCGAGTTCGTGGACATGGGCTATGTGCGCGACGTGATCGAGCACGTCGTGGTCGTCAAGCACGATTACCGCGCGAGCTACGAGACCGTGCGCAAGGCCGCGACCGACTTCCCCTCGCTCAACGTCACCGCCGCCTGGTGGGACAACACCTGGCACGTCACCGTGGGCGCCCGCCCGCTGCGCGCGACCCTGCTGCAGGGCGAGGCGTGTGGTCTCACCAACGAGCAGCCTTCTGAGGACGAGCTGCGCGCCCTGGCCGCATCAGTGCGCGCGCTGAGCTACGGCACCAACCTGTGGGGCTCGGCCGACTACCGCCGCCGCATCTCGGCCCCGCTCGCTGTCCAGGCCGTGCGCCGTGCCGCCGGCATCGAACTTTCGGCCGCGCTTGCCCGCGAGCTCGAGACCGTGCAAGTGCCCAAGTTTGCCACGGACGAGTATTCCTGCCGCCGCGTGCCCGGCGTCGATTCTAGCGAGGTGCGCTAA
- a CDS encoding molybdenum cofactor guanylyltransferase has product MTTVRRADLSCVVQAGGMSSRMGCDKARMAFCGEPLIERVLGRLAPVAGELVVTTSRPSELAYLEERTFGGLVPRVVADLEGSAGAMRGIASSLTAARLPLVAIVACDMPFVSPELIGALADRVEAEALDVCVPREERGIEPLCAVWRRQACAPVARELLDQDRQRIRCLIDRVHAGYLDEPQIVAVAGSTLCFENVNTPEEFAAAELLA; this is encoded by the coding sequence ATGACTACCGTAAGACGTGCCGATCTTTCTTGTGTCGTCCAGGCGGGCGGGATGTCCTCGCGCATGGGCTGCGATAAGGCTCGCATGGCGTTTTGCGGCGAGCCACTCATCGAGCGCGTGCTGGGTCGGTTGGCGCCAGTTGCCGGTGAGTTGGTCGTGACGACGTCGCGTCCCAGCGAGCTTGCCTACCTTGAGGAGCGCACGTTTGGCGGTCTGGTGCCGCGTGTGGTGGCGGACCTTGAAGGGTCGGCGGGCGCCATGCGCGGCATCGCGAGCTCGCTGACTGCGGCTCGGCTGCCTCTCGTGGCGATCGTTGCCTGCGATATGCCGTTTGTCTCGCCGGAACTCATCGGCGCGCTTGCCGATCGTGTTGAGGCCGAGGCACTCGACGTGTGCGTGCCGCGCGAGGAGCGGGGGATTGAGCCGCTGTGCGCCGTGTGGCGCCGCCAGGCTTGCGCGCCGGTTGCCCGTGAGTTGCTCGACCAGGACCGCCAACGCATCCGCTGTTTGATCGACCGGGTCCATGCCGGCTATCTGGATGAGCCTCAGATTGTCGCGGTCGCAGGCTCGACGCTCTGCTTCGAGAACGTCAATACGCCCGAGGAGTTTGCGGCGGCCGAGTTACTCGCCTAG
- a CDS encoding molybdopterin-dependent oxidoreductase has product MASAVKRDGRAVVTTCGGCYADCAFAARVEDGRVVAELPVSGHPCAARALCARGRHRLAMPFDEHDRIVHPMRRRADGSGFDVISWDEAFAQIAKRLLGIVDERGPRALGITLGVPSFDRYWGYRLMHALGSPNVYGADGACEVSRLTGWEHSLGYSPASDLAHTDCIMYLGRSIVDSSTMGAVDALNDARRRGAKIIVVDPRRSGSAAIADRWLRVRPGCDLALLLGIVHVLIAEDLYDRKFVARYTTGFDELAQAAAVWTPEWAESMCDVPAAEIVATARDLAAAAPAAVVDAGFHGGIGIAYANSTQTARAICLVDVLLGCIGHAGGALNPPTPLVLGDLDPARFATPSVPREPKLGSERYPLVDPERGLCTTIGQSILAGDLRGLIVYASNPGAGYGNAQAWLGILQQLDLLVTIDIRWSETARASDFVLPDVTYLEADRGVGTVVDVNDSRVFYRNAVLPVQHDDTRPGREIFAGLAAACGVGEYFDFTSDDLAAAQVAPFGINLDELKERGWADTGVALPSRTGEPVIPLNGGRIALASDVWERAGLGRVPNWIAPMVEPSPGTFRLISGNRPFESHTSRRLAAAGAAEVGSDLDAVQMNSVVAARMGIADGEVVELVSDMGRDRVRVETTPYLHPACIFTSPAPGGRSFGVDAGGAQALGVGPLDHTPLRWDPLTGAALTQENAVRVEKIVARGDNDE; this is encoded by the coding sequence ATGGCATCTGCTGTGAAGCGTGACGGTCGCGCCGTGGTGACCACATGCGGGGGATGCTATGCCGATTGCGCCTTTGCGGCACGTGTTGAGGACGGTCGCGTGGTGGCCGAGTTGCCGGTGTCGGGGCACCCGTGCGCGGCGCGTGCCCTTTGCGCCCGCGGTCGGCATCGCCTGGCAATGCCGTTTGACGAGCACGATCGCATTGTGCACCCCATGCGCCGACGAGCTGATGGCTCGGGGTTCGATGTGATTTCGTGGGACGAGGCGTTCGCGCAGATTGCCAAGCGTCTTTTGGGGATTGTTGACGAGCGCGGACCTCGTGCGCTGGGCATTACGCTCGGCGTGCCCTCGTTCGACCGCTACTGGGGCTATCGTCTTATGCACGCGCTGGGTTCGCCCAACGTGTACGGTGCCGATGGCGCCTGCGAGGTAAGCCGTCTCACTGGTTGGGAGCATAGCTTGGGCTATAGCCCCGCCTCCGACCTTGCGCATACCGATTGCATCATGTACCTGGGGCGTTCCATTGTCGATTCGTCGACGATGGGGGCCGTTGATGCGCTCAACGATGCGCGCCGGCGCGGGGCGAAGATCATCGTGGTTGACCCCCGGCGCAGCGGTTCGGCTGCTATTGCCGACCGCTGGCTGCGCGTGCGCCCGGGCTGCGACTTGGCGTTACTGCTGGGTATTGTTCACGTGTTGATTGCCGAGGACCTGTACGACCGCAAGTTCGTTGCCCGCTATACCACAGGCTTTGACGAGCTGGCGCAGGCGGCTGCTGTTTGGACGCCTGAGTGGGCCGAGTCGATGTGCGACGTGCCGGCCGCAGAGATTGTCGCCACGGCGCGCGATCTCGCTGCCGCCGCGCCCGCTGCCGTGGTGGATGCGGGCTTTCATGGCGGTATCGGCATCGCGTATGCCAATAGCACCCAGACCGCGCGTGCTATCTGCTTGGTCGATGTGCTGCTGGGCTGCATCGGACACGCGGGCGGTGCACTCAATCCGCCTACGCCGCTTGTGTTGGGCGACTTGGACCCTGCGCGTTTTGCGACGCCGTCAGTGCCGCGTGAGCCTAAGTTGGGGTCCGAACGCTATCCACTCGTCGACCCCGAGCGCGGTCTGTGCACGACCATCGGCCAGTCGATTCTTGCCGGCGATTTGCGTGGGCTCATCGTCTATGCCAGTAACCCCGGTGCGGGCTATGGCAACGCGCAGGCTTGGTTGGGTATTTTGCAGCAGCTCGACTTGCTCGTGACGATTGATATTCGCTGGTCCGAGACGGCGCGTGCTTCTGACTTCGTGCTGCCCGATGTGACGTATCTGGAGGCTGACCGCGGCGTGGGTACGGTCGTGGACGTCAACGATTCGCGGGTGTTCTACCGCAATGCCGTGCTGCCTGTGCAGCATGACGACACGCGACCGGGGCGGGAGATCTTTGCCGGGTTGGCTGCAGCCTGCGGCGTTGGTGAGTACTTCGACTTTACGTCCGACGATCTGGCCGCTGCACAGGTGGCACCGTTTGGGATCAATCTGGACGAGCTCAAGGAGCGCGGCTGGGCCGACACGGGTGTTGCGTTGCCGTCGCGTACGGGCGAGCCGGTGATCCCCTTGAACGGCGGCAGGATCGCGCTGGCAAGCGACGTATGGGAACGTGCCGGTCTGGGTCGCGTGCCCAACTGGATCGCGCCCATGGTTGAGCCAAGCCCGGGAACGTTTCGCCTCATTAGCGGCAACCGCCCCTTTGAGTCGCATACCTCGCGAAGGCTTGCGGCGGCCGGTGCCGCCGAGGTGGGGTCGGACTTGGACGCCGTGCAGATGAACTCCGTCGTCGCCGCTCGCATGGGTATCGCCGATGGCGAGGTCGTCGAGCTTGTAAGCGACATGGGCCGCGACCGCGTGCGCGTGGAGACGACGCCCTATCTGCATCCGGCGTGCATCTTCACCTCGCCCGCCCCCGGTGGGCGTTCGTTTGGCGTCGATGCCGGTGGCGCTCAAGCCTTGGGCGTGGGACCGCTCGACCATACGCCGTTGCGTTGGGACCCGTTGACGGGTGCCGCGCTCACCCAGGAAAACGCCGTTCGCGTGGAAAAGATTGTCGCGCGCGGGGATAATGACGAGTAA
- the selB gene encoding selenocysteine-specific translation elongation factor has product MSEVQTLVECPVIVGTAGHVDHGKSALIEALTGKNPDRLEVERRRGMTVELGFGELALPSGKIVGLVDVPGHAHYLRAMVQGATGIDVAVLVVSAVEGVMPQTREHVHVLELLGVTHMVVALTMCDLADSEMTELAELDVDDFLSGTVFAGAPIVPVSSKTGEGIDGLLAALDEQVATCWDACRARAELTDAAPRLPIDRCFTIKGVGTVVTGTLHDAPVAVGDELMALPSRTVCRVRGIQVHGDTPRALPGQRVALNLVGDGVAALDRGEMLGVAGRFGQTMRFMMTFTYLGREGAKPRVLESGARVHVMAGTAEVVGRIMFMEGEAPMPVGETRIVQVRLEEPLPLRAGDHAVVLSYSPVMLIGGGRVLLSRCRRSRELTEGERVLYAALEAGDITGAVDAWLALQALPVAAFDVAAALDLVAGDIDAALHVLADQGTVRVLTAGDVALYASAAGLDAAMDLLASNLSAMHAAAPKETGFTPGAVAHAAWPTADDTVAAALISEGCSRGVCASEGAEVFDPHSAAAAARVVREACERIVALLDEAGLDAPTLPEVGEQLQLDRDTMTRALRELSLNRSIVKVERDVALSAAAEARARELVAAAIADAGGAATTSVLREALGVSRKRAISILEHLDAVRFTVLDKDAGGLRSLR; this is encoded by the coding sequence ATGAGTGAGGTTCAAACGCTGGTGGAGTGCCCCGTTATCGTTGGCACGGCGGGCCACGTTGACCACGGTAAGTCCGCACTGATCGAGGCACTGACCGGCAAGAATCCCGACCGTCTGGAGGTCGAGCGCCGTCGCGGTATGACCGTGGAGCTTGGCTTTGGCGAGCTGGCGCTGCCGAGTGGCAAGATCGTTGGCCTGGTCGACGTGCCGGGCCATGCGCATTACTTGCGCGCCATGGTGCAGGGTGCCACGGGCATCGACGTTGCCGTGTTGGTGGTATCGGCCGTCGAGGGCGTGATGCCGCAAACCCGCGAGCACGTGCATGTGCTGGAGCTGCTGGGCGTCACACACATGGTGGTCGCGCTGACGATGTGCGACCTGGCCGATAGCGAGATGACCGAGCTTGCTGAGCTCGATGTCGATGACTTTTTGTCGGGTACCGTGTTTGCGGGCGCGCCGATCGTGCCCGTGTCGTCCAAGACAGGCGAGGGGATCGATGGCCTACTGGCTGCGCTTGACGAGCAGGTTGCCACTTGCTGGGATGCTTGCCGTGCCCGTGCCGAGCTCACCGATGCCGCACCGCGTCTGCCTATCGACCGCTGCTTTACGATCAAGGGCGTCGGCACCGTTGTGACGGGAACGCTGCACGATGCGCCGGTTGCGGTGGGCGACGAGCTGATGGCCTTGCCGTCGCGTACGGTCTGTCGCGTGCGTGGGATTCAGGTGCATGGCGATACGCCGCGCGCGCTGCCTGGTCAGCGTGTGGCGCTCAACCTGGTTGGTGACGGTGTCGCGGCGCTTGACCGTGGCGAGATGCTGGGCGTGGCGGGCCGCTTTGGCCAGACGATGCGCTTTATGATGACGTTTACGTATTTGGGCCGCGAGGGAGCCAAGCCGCGTGTGCTCGAGTCGGGTGCGCGTGTGCACGTGATGGCGGGTACGGCCGAGGTCGTCGGTCGCATCATGTTCATGGAGGGCGAGGCCCCCATGCCGGTGGGCGAGACCCGTATCGTTCAGGTGCGCTTGGAGGAGCCGCTGCCTCTGCGTGCTGGAGACCATGCCGTGGTGCTGTCGTATTCGCCCGTTATGCTTATTGGCGGCGGGCGCGTGCTGCTTTCGCGCTGCCGTCGCTCGCGCGAACTTACTGAGGGGGAGCGCGTGCTGTACGCGGCGCTTGAGGCCGGAGATATTACGGGCGCGGTGGATGCGTGGCTGGCGCTGCAGGCGTTGCCGGTCGCGGCTTTCGATGTTGCCGCGGCACTGGATCTTGTTGCCGGCGATATCGACGCTGCGTTGCATGTACTGGCGGACCAGGGCACGGTGCGTGTGCTTACCGCGGGCGACGTGGCGCTATACGCGAGCGCTGCCGGGCTCGACGCCGCAATGGACTTGCTCGCCTCAAACTTGTCTGCCATGCACGCGGCAGCTCCCAAGGAGACGGGCTTTACGCCCGGCGCGGTCGCCCATGCCGCCTGGCCTACCGCTGACGATACAGTTGCCGCTGCCCTGATTTCCGAGGGCTGCTCGCGCGGCGTGTGTGCCTCCGAGGGCGCCGAGGTGTTCGACCCGCACTCCGCTGCCGCCGCGGCGCGTGTGGTGCGAGAGGCCTGTGAACGTATCGTTGCCTTGCTGGACGAAGCCGGCCTCGATGCACCGACATTGCCCGAGGTGGGCGAGCAGTTGCAGCTCGATCGCGACACCATGACGCGTGCCCTGCGCGAGCTTTCGCTCAATCGCTCGATCGTTAAGGTTGAGCGCGACGTTGCCTTGTCCGCCGCCGCCGAGGCCCGCGCGCGTGAGCTTGTCGCCGCTGCCATTGCCGACGCCGGCGGCGCTGCAACCACGAGTGTATTGCGCGAGGCCCTGGGTGTGTCGCGCAAGCGTGCTATCAGCATCTTGGAGCACCTGGATGCCGTGCGCTTTACGGTGCTCGACAAAGACGCCGGCGGCCTGCGCTCCCTGCGCTAG
- the gdhA gene encoding NADP-specific glutamate dehydrogenase: MSYTQKVLDELKARYPEQPEFIQAATEILGTIQPALDAHPEYEEAALLERLVEPERIVMFRVPWVDDQGKVQVNRGYRVEFNSAIGPYKGGLRFNPTVTLGMLKFLGLEQILKNSLTTLPMGGGKGGSDFDPKGKSNNEIMHFCQSFMTELYRHIGPNTDVPAGDLGVGGREVAYLFGQYKRLTNEWTGVLTGKGLSFGGSLARTEATGYGLVYFVDEYLKSRGDSFEGKNVVVHGSGNVAIYAVQKVAQLGGKVLACSDTHGWVEDPDGIDYTVLEHVYNKKRSGHDKGVTLAMYVDEKPNATWHEGDGRGVWQLPCDIALPCARENTLLLEDAQALVANGCKVVGEGANMPTTIEATTYFQENGVAFMPGKAANAGGVLVSGLEMSQNAEHLSWTFEEVDGKLEQLMRGMFHNVDDTAKEYGQEGNFVMGANIAGFLKVADAMLAQGVC; this comes from the coding sequence ATGAGCTACACGCAGAAAGTTCTCGACGAGCTCAAGGCCCGCTATCCCGAGCAGCCTGAGTTCATCCAGGCCGCGACCGAGATCCTCGGTACCATCCAGCCGGCGCTCGACGCCCACCCCGAGTACGAGGAGGCCGCCCTGCTTGAGCGCCTCGTCGAGCCCGAGCGCATCGTTATGTTCCGTGTCCCCTGGGTCGACGACCAGGGCAAGGTCCAGGTCAACCGCGGCTACCGCGTCGAGTTCAACTCTGCCATTGGACCCTACAAGGGCGGCCTGCGCTTTAACCCGACGGTCACCCTGGGCATGCTCAAGTTCCTGGGCCTGGAGCAGATCCTCAAGAACAGCCTGACCACCCTTCCCATGGGCGGCGGCAAGGGCGGTTCCGACTTTGACCCCAAGGGCAAGTCCAACAACGAGATCATGCACTTCTGCCAGTCCTTCATGACCGAGCTCTATCGCCACATTGGCCCCAACACCGACGTTCCCGCCGGCGACCTGGGCGTTGGCGGCCGCGAGGTTGCCTACCTGTTCGGTCAGTACAAGCGCCTGACCAACGAGTGGACCGGCGTCCTCACCGGCAAGGGCCTCTCCTTTGGCGGCTCGCTCGCCCGTACCGAGGCCACCGGCTACGGTCTGGTCTACTTTGTGGACGAGTACCTCAAGAGCCGCGGCGACTCCTTCGAGGGCAAGAACGTCGTCGTTCACGGCTCCGGTAACGTCGCCATCTATGCGGTCCAGAAGGTCGCCCAGCTCGGCGGCAAGGTGCTGGCCTGCTCCGACACCCACGGCTGGGTCGAGGACCCCGACGGCATCGACTACACCGTGCTCGAGCATGTCTATAACAAGAAGCGCTCTGGCCACGACAAGGGCGTCACGCTCGCTATGTACGTCGACGAGAAACCCAATGCCACGTGGCACGAGGGCGACGGCCGTGGCGTGTGGCAGCTTCCCTGCGACATCGCGCTGCCCTGCGCTCGCGAGAACACGCTGCTGCTCGAGGACGCCCAGGCGCTCGTCGCCAACGGCTGCAAGGTGGTCGGCGAGGGCGCGAACATGCCCACGACCATCGAGGCCACGACTTACTTCCAGGAGAACGGCGTTGCCTTTATGCCCGGTAAGGCTGCCAACGCCGGCGGCGTGCTCGTGTCCGGCCTGGAGATGAGCCAGAACGCTGAGCACCTGTCCTGGACCTTCGAGGAGGTCGACGGCAAGCTCGAGCAGCTCATGCGCGGCATGTTCCACAACGTGGACGACACCGCCAAGGAGTATGGCCAGGAGGGCAACTTTGTCATGGGCGCCAACATCGCCGGCTTCCTGAAGGTCGCCGACGCCATGCTCGCCCAGGGCGTCTGCTAA
- the selA gene encoding L-seryl-tRNA(Sec) selenium transferase, translating to MSDSQNISDEVRARLRAIPSVNELLAEWPVVKAAGETCDAVVHAAVTAELDEERAAIRAGADPRSKRELASAIEWRAHRSALPSLRPAVNATGVVIHTNLGRAPLAESAAKAVAEVARGYSTLEYSVDTCSRGSRKEHAAQLIRSLTGAEDALVVNNNAAAVLLVLATHAAGKEVIVSRGELVEIGGSFRIPDVMAASGAKLVEVGATNRTHLGDYERAITPDTAMILKVHPSNYRIEGFHEEVSSRELAALAHKHGLLFYEDQGSGALLPDDILVRGGEETTPASVSAGLDLVSCSGDKLLGAAQAGIIMGRRDLIQACGSHPLMRALRPGKLALTALEATLRIYMDGADVAHRDIPVLSMLTLPQAHLERRARKLRDRMVAGLDKAGCPCAVQVEIVEESSTSGGGSLPTVELPTMCVAVRLVDARLTVDALKRSLVQDFDTPVVTRTSHDRILFDVRTLVGDRDIETAASTLVACVGKAIAR from the coding sequence ATGAGCGATAGCCAGAACATATCCGATGAGGTGCGCGCCCGCCTGCGCGCCATTCCCTCCGTCAACGAGTTGCTTGCCGAGTGGCCGGTGGTGAAGGCGGCAGGGGAGACCTGCGACGCGGTGGTACATGCCGCCGTGACGGCTGAGCTCGACGAGGAGCGCGCCGCGATTCGTGCCGGCGCCGATCCGCGCTCCAAGCGCGAGCTGGCATCGGCCATCGAGTGGCGTGCGCATCGCTCCGCACTGCCGAGCCTGCGCCCTGCCGTCAACGCCACGGGTGTGGTCATCCATACCAACTTGGGCCGCGCCCCGCTCGCGGAGTCGGCGGCAAAGGCCGTGGCCGAGGTCGCGCGCGGCTACAGCACGCTCGAGTACAGTGTGGACACCTGTTCGCGCGGGTCGCGCAAGGAGCACGCCGCGCAGCTCATCCGCTCACTCACCGGTGCCGAGGACGCGCTCGTGGTCAACAACAACGCCGCCGCGGTGCTGCTGGTGCTGGCGACCCATGCCGCAGGCAAGGAGGTCATCGTCAGCCGCGGCGAGCTTGTCGAGATCGGCGGCAGCTTCCGCATCCCCGATGTCATGGCGGCTTCGGGCGCCAAGCTCGTCGAGGTCGGCGCCACCAACCGCACGCACCTGGGCGACTACGAGCGCGCCATCACGCCCGATACGGCGATGATCCTTAAGGTCCATCCTTCCAACTATCGCATCGAGGGTTTTCACGAGGAAGTGAGCTCAAGGGAGCTCGCCGCGCTGGCCCATAAGCACGGCCTGCTGTTCTACGAGGACCAGGGCTCGGGCGCGCTGTTGCCCGACGACATCTTGGTGCGCGGCGGCGAAGAAACCACGCCGGCTTCGGTTTCGGCAGGGCTCGATTTGGTGTCGTGCTCGGGTGATAAGCTGCTCGGTGCCGCACAGGCGGGTATTATCATGGGCCGTCGTGATCTGATCCAGGCCTGTGGGTCGCATCCGCTTATGCGCGCCCTGCGTCCGGGCAAGTTGGCGCTCACGGCGCTCGAGGCCACACTGCGCATCTACATGGACGGTGCCGACGTGGCCCATCGTGATATTCCGGTGCTCAGCATGCTTACGCTACCGCAGGCCCATTTGGAGCGACGTGCCCGCAAGCTGCGCGATCGTATGGTCGCCGGGCTCGATAAGGCCGGTTGCCCGTGCGCCGTTCAGGTGGAGATCGTTGAGGAATCGTCGACCTCCGGTGGCGGTTCGTTGCCTACCGTGGAGCTGCCCACGATGTGCGTTGCCGTGCGTCTTGTTGACGCGCGCCTGACGGTCGACGCGCTCAAGCGCTCGCTTGTCCAGGACTTCGACACGCCGGTCGTCACGCGAACCTCGCACGATCGCATTTTGTTTGATGTGCGTACGCTTGTGGGCGACCGCGATATCGAGACGGCGGCATCGACGCTCGTGGCGTGCGTTGGGAAGGCGATTGCTCGATGA
- a CDS encoding DUF3343 domain-containing protein yields the protein MSQDICPDTGEPCTCDGSEPCTCGCGGCGHTAEEEAAAAAYREAHRGGPSGDALDHERKIIVSFDSTFDVMECEQLCLDDGVPGRIMPLPGSITAGCGLCWAMPFSGDALAAFRAATEGRVTPADYHQLVL from the coding sequence ATGTCTCAAGATATTTGTCCCGACACGGGAGAACCTTGCACTTGCGACGGGTCCGAACCCTGTACCTGCGGTTGCGGTGGCTGTGGACATACTGCGGAAGAGGAAGCGGCCGCCGCGGCGTATCGCGAGGCACACCGCGGCGGCCCGTCCGGTGATGCCCTCGACCACGAACGCAAGATCATCGTATCGTTCGACAGCACCTTCGATGTGATGGAATGCGAGCAGCTGTGCCTGGATGACGGTGTGCCCGGGCGCATCATGCCGCTGCCCGGCTCCATCACCGCCGGCTGCGGGCTGTGCTGGGCCATGCCGTTCTCGGGCGATGCCCTCGCCGCCTTCCGCGCCGCCACCGAGGGCCGCGTAACCCCCGCCGACTACCATCAGCTCGTCCTCTAG